The DNA sequence CTTCGCGGCCTGGCTCTTCCGAGCGCGGATCCCCTGCCTGCCACCTGAAAGAGAAGGACGGTCCTCGTGCCCTCGTCATCGCTGCTCGCCCCGCCCACCGCGAACGTCATCGACCGCCTGTTCGGTGCCTCGGAAAAGGACGACGCGGCCTTCGCTGCGTTCCGGGCGGCGCATGCCGGCTTCGTCCCGCGGGAACTGCCCGCCGCCAGGCTCGCCGAGCTCACCGGTGACATCTACATGCCGGTGTCCCGGGAGACCGGGGTCTTCCTCTACCAACTCGTCCGTGCTGTGCGGCCCAGGCTGGTCGTCGAGTTCGGCACCTCTTTCGGGATCGCTGCGGTCCACCTGGCCGCCGCCGTCTGCGACAACGGGGCCGGACGGGTCGTCAGCACCGAACTGTCGCCGAGCAAGGTCGCCGCAGCCCGCGCCAATCTCGCCGAGGCGGGGCTGAGTGATGTGGCGGAGGTCTGGCCCGGTGACGCCCTGGAGACACTCGCCGCCCTGCCGGGCCAGGTCGACTTCCTGCTGCTGGACGGCTGGAACCACCTCTACCTGCCGGTTCTGCGCCTGATCGAGCCCGGACTGTCGACAGGAGCGGTGGTCGTCGCCGACGACACGGTGCTGTTCGCCGACGACACCGCGGACTATCTCGCCTACGTTCGCGACCCAGCACACGGCTACATCTCCAGCCCGCTGCCGATTGATGATGGCCTGGAGCTCTCCACCCGGCTCTGAACCGCGACGCGGTGGCTGGTCTCAGCGCCACCGGGCCACTCGCCGGCGTGCTCCCGGACTCCGCCAGGCCGTGACGGGCTCGGCTCGGCGACGGCTGCCGGTGTCGGTACAAATCAAGGTGTATGGGCGGATGGCCGCACTTCAAGTCGGTGATCTTTGGCGCTGGAGCTCGTTCTTCCGTG is a window from the Parafrankia irregularis genome containing:
- a CDS encoding O-methyltransferase, with protein sequence MPSSSLLAPPTANVIDRLFGASEKDDAAFAAFRAAHAGFVPRELPAARLAELTGDIYMPVSRETGVFLYQLVRAVRPRLVVEFGTSFGIAAVHLAAAVCDNGAGRVVSTELSPSKVAAARANLAEAGLSDVAEVWPGDALETLAALPGQVDFLLLDGWNHLYLPVLRLIEPGLSTGAVVVADDTVLFADDTADYLAYVRDPAHGYISSPLPIDDGLELSTRL